A portion of the Streptomyces sp. NBC_01335 genome contains these proteins:
- a CDS encoding RNA polymerase sigma factor SigF yields the protein MRDDSIRPGAAHPNAVPEQQARPHPVDGAGGAGEPRIVTVAAEQAERAGQMSEHGHHDPNDRSGARALFVVLRELPDGSPEKAELRNRLVRMHLPLVEHLARRFRNRGEPLDDLTQVATIGLIKSVDRFDPDRGVEFSTYATPTVVGEIKRHFRDKGWAVRVPRRLQELRLSLTTATAELSQQHGRSPTVHELAERLGISEEEVLEGLESANAYSTLSLDVPDTDDESPAVADTLGSEDEALEGVEYRESLKPLLEGLPPREKRILLLRFFGNMTQSQIAQEVGISQMHVSRLLARTLAQLRERLLVEE from the coding sequence GTGCGGGACGATTCGATCCGACCAGGGGCGGCGCACCCCAATGCCGTCCCCGAGCAACAGGCCCGGCCGCACCCGGTGGACGGGGCGGGCGGTGCGGGCGAGCCCAGGATTGTCACGGTCGCGGCGGAGCAGGCGGAGCGGGCGGGCCAGATGAGCGAGCACGGGCATCACGATCCCAACGACCGCAGCGGTGCGCGGGCGCTCTTCGTCGTCCTCCGGGAACTGCCGGACGGTTCGCCGGAGAAGGCCGAACTGCGCAACCGGCTGGTCCGGATGCATCTGCCGCTGGTGGAGCATCTGGCGCGCCGGTTCCGTAACCGGGGCGAGCCGCTGGACGACCTCACGCAGGTCGCCACGATCGGCCTGATCAAGTCGGTGGACCGGTTCGATCCGGACCGGGGCGTGGAGTTCTCCACGTACGCGACGCCGACCGTCGTCGGCGAGATCAAGCGCCATTTCCGGGACAAGGGCTGGGCGGTGCGGGTGCCGCGCCGCCTCCAGGAGCTGCGGCTCTCGCTGACCACGGCGACCGCGGAGCTCTCCCAGCAGCACGGCCGCTCGCCGACCGTGCACGAGCTGGCGGAGCGGCTCGGCATCTCCGAGGAGGAGGTGCTGGAGGGGCTGGAATCGGCCAACGCCTACAGCACCCTCTCGCTGGACGTGCCGGACACGGACGACGAGTCGCCGGCCGTCGCGGACACGCTGGGCTCGGAGGACGAGGCGCTGGAGGGCGTCGAGTACCGCGAGTCCCTGAAGCCGCTGCTGGAGGGGCTGCCGCCGCGCGAGAAGCGGATCCTGCTGCTGCGGTTCTTCGGCAACATGACCCAGTCGCAGATCGCGCAGGAGGTCGGCATCTCCCAGATGCACGTCTCCCGGCTGCTGGCCCGCACCCTGGCCCAGCTGCGGGAGCGGCTGCTCGTGGAGGAGTGA
- a CDS encoding sensor histidine kinase: MNDLVRQHTALSDTDLEWLHLLVSEWQLLSDLSFADLVLWVPTRDGTRYVSVAQMRPNTGPTSYQDDMVGHLVPRGRRPLLDAALDEGRIVREGDPEWREEVPVRVESIPVRREGRVLGVIARNTNLLTVRTPSRLELTYLQSAADLAQMIATGAFPFPGQQVDMDASPRVGDGLIRLDADGIVQYASPNGLSAYHRLGLASDIVGLHLGQTTAELAPSRGPVDEALAKVASGYAPREFEVECTSGVIQFRAIPLKPKGVRIGSLVLLRDVTELRRRERELITKDATIREIHHRVKNNLQTVAALLRLQARRMDSVRGREALNEAVRRVGSIAIVHETLSQNLDERVEFDEIADRVISMVAEISPGKVTCRRTGRFGILDADVATPLSMVLTEVLQNALEHAFSEGDSGTVEVSAVRGGSSQDNRLLITVQDDGCGLPEGFDPRKAGNLGLQIVRTLVEGELGGTFDMVPAPERGTQVLLDLPVSADR; the protein is encoded by the coding sequence ATGAACGACCTCGTCCGCCAGCACACAGCCCTGAGCGACACCGATCTCGAATGGCTCCACCTGCTGGTCTCGGAGTGGCAGCTGCTCTCCGACCTGTCCTTCGCCGACCTCGTCCTCTGGGTCCCCACCCGGGACGGGACGCGGTACGTCTCCGTCGCGCAGATGCGCCCCAACACCGGACCGACCTCCTACCAGGACGACATGGTCGGCCACCTGGTGCCGCGCGGCCGCCGTCCCCTGCTGGACGCCGCCCTCGACGAGGGCCGGATCGTGCGCGAGGGCGACCCGGAGTGGCGGGAGGAGGTGCCGGTACGGGTCGAGTCCATCCCGGTCCGCCGCGAAGGCCGGGTCCTCGGCGTGATCGCGCGCAACACCAACCTGCTGACCGTGCGGACCCCTTCCCGGCTGGAACTCACCTATCTCCAGTCCGCCGCCGACCTCGCCCAGATGATCGCCACCGGGGCCTTCCCCTTCCCCGGTCAGCAGGTCGACATGGACGCCTCGCCGCGCGTCGGCGACGGCCTCATCCGGCTCGACGCCGACGGGATCGTCCAGTACGCCAGCCCCAACGGCCTCTCCGCCTACCACCGCCTCGGCCTCGCCTCCGACATCGTCGGCCTCCACCTCGGCCAGACCACCGCCGAACTCGCCCCGTCCAGGGGGCCGGTGGACGAAGCCCTGGCCAAGGTCGCGAGCGGTTACGCGCCCCGCGAGTTCGAGGTGGAGTGCACGAGCGGCGTCATCCAGTTCCGGGCGATCCCGCTCAAGCCCAAGGGCGTCCGGATCGGCTCGCTGGTGCTGCTCCGGGACGTCACGGAACTGCGCCGCCGCGAGCGCGAGTTGATAACCAAGGACGCGACCATCCGGGAGATCCACCACCGGGTCAAGAACAACCTCCAGACGGTGGCCGCCCTGTTGCGCCTCCAGGCCCGCCGGATGGACTCCGTACGGGGGCGCGAGGCGCTCAACGAGGCGGTTCGGCGCGTCGGTTCGATCGCCATCGTCCATGAGACGCTGTCCCAGAATCTGGACGAGCGCGTCGAGTTCGACGAGATCGCCGACCGGGTCATCTCGATGGTCGCCGAGATCTCGCCCGGCAAGGTCACCTGCCGGCGCACCGGGCGCTTCGGCATCCTCGACGCCGACGTGGCCACCCCGCTCTCGATGGTGCTGACCGAAGTCCTCCAGAACGCCCTGGAACACGCGTTCAGCGAGGGCGACAGTGGCACGGTCGAGGTCTCCGCGGTGCGGGGCGGCTCCTCCCAGGACAACCGCCTGCTCATCACCGTGCAGGACGACGGCTGCGGCCTCCCCGAGGGCTTCGACCCGAGGAAGGCCGGGAACCTCGGCCTCCAGATCGTCCGGACCCTGGTCGAGGGCGAGCTCGGCGGCACCTTCGACATGGTGCCCGCGCCGGAGCGCGGCACCCAGGTGCTGCTCGACCTCCCGGTCAGCGCGGACCGGTAG
- a CDS encoding WhiB family transcriptional regulator, with the protein MDWRHNAVCREEDPELFFPIGNTGPALLQIEEAKAVCRRCPVMEQCLQWALESGQDSGVWGGLSEDERRAMKRRAARNRARNASA; encoded by the coding sequence ATGGACTGGCGTCACAACGCCGTTTGTCGTGAGGAAGACCCCGAGCTGTTCTTCCCCATCGGCAACACCGGTCCTGCGCTGCTGCAGATCGAGGAAGCCAAGGCCGTCTGCCGTCGCTGCCCCGTCATGGAGCAGTGCCTGCAGTGGGCGCTCGAGTCCGGCCAGGACTCCGGCGTCTGGGGTGGCCTCAGCGAGGACGAGCGCCGCGCCATGAAGCGCCGTGCCGCTCGCAACCGGGCGCGCAACGCCAGCGCCTGA
- a CDS encoding diacylglycerol/lipid kinase family protein: protein MRALLVVNPAATTTSARTRDVLIHALASEMKIEAVTTEYRGHARDLGRRAADSGSFDLVVALGGDGTVNEVVNGLLDQGPDDGLPSLAVVPGGSTNVFARALGLPNDPVEATGAILQALAEDSSRTVGLGRAFGTPGSADEAVPERWFTFCAGLGFDAGVIGRVEQKREGGKRSTHALYVRQVLRQFIDEPHRRQGVITLEEPGQEPVHELALSIICNTAPWTYLGNRPMYASPKASFDTGLDILGLKRLSTTQVARYGTQLLTSSPDKGPRGKHVVSRHDLTDFTLHSKVPLPFQMDGDHLGLRTSVTFTGVRRALRVIV from the coding sequence ATGCGCGCTCTCCTCGTGGTCAACCCCGCCGCCACCACCACCAGTGCGCGGACGCGCGACGTGCTCATCCACGCACTGGCGAGCGAGATGAAGATCGAGGCCGTGACCACGGAGTACCGGGGTCACGCCCGGGACCTGGGGCGCCGGGCCGCGGACTCCGGCTCCTTCGACCTGGTGGTCGCGCTCGGCGGCGACGGCACGGTGAACGAGGTCGTCAACGGACTGCTGGACCAGGGGCCCGACGACGGGCTGCCGAGTCTCGCGGTGGTCCCCGGCGGCTCGACCAACGTCTTCGCGCGGGCGCTCGGACTGCCCAACGACCCGGTGGAGGCGACCGGCGCGATCCTCCAGGCGCTGGCCGAGGACAGTTCGCGCACGGTGGGGCTGGGACGTGCGTTCGGTACGCCGGGCTCCGCCGACGAGGCGGTACCCGAACGTTGGTTCACCTTCTGCGCGGGTCTCGGCTTCGACGCCGGCGTGATCGGCCGGGTCGAACAGAAGCGCGAGGGCGGCAAGCGTTCGACCCACGCGCTGTACGTGCGCCAGGTGCTCCGGCAGTTCATCGACGAGCCGCACCGCCGCCAGGGCGTGATCACGCTGGAGGAGCCCGGCCAGGAGCCGGTGCACGAGCTCGCGCTGTCGATAATCTGCAACACCGCCCCCTGGACCTACCTGGGCAATCGCCCGATGTACGCCTCTCCGAAGGCGTCCTTCGACACCGGCCTGGACATCCTCGGCCTGAAGCGGCTCTCCACCACGCAGGTGGCCCGCTACGGCACCCAGCTGCTCACCTCCAGCCCCGACAAGGGTCCGCGCGGCAAGCACGTGGTTTCACGGCATGACCTCACGGACTTCACCTTGCATTCAAAGGTCCCGCTCCCCTTCCAGATGGACGGCGACCACCTGGGGCTGCGCACGAGCGTGACGTTCACAGGCGTACGCCGTGCACTGCGTGTGATTGTGTGA
- the nagB gene encoding glucosamine-6-phosphate deaminase: protein MEVVIVPDAAAGGELIAEAMGALLRRKPYALLGVATGSTPLPIYRSLAEKVRSGAVDASRARICQLDEYVGLPAGHPESYRSVVLREVVEPLGLTESSFMGPDGSAEDVQAACEAYDRALTEAGGVDLQLLGIGTDGHIGFNEPCSSLASRTRIKTLTEQTRVDNARFFDDDIEQVPHHVITQGIGTILESRHAILLATGEGKADAVAQTVEGPVASVVPASALQLHPHATVVVDEAAASKLKLADYFRHTFASKPSWQGL, encoded by the coding sequence GTGGAAGTTGTCATCGTCCCGGACGCAGCGGCAGGCGGCGAGCTCATCGCGGAGGCCATGGGCGCGCTGCTGAGGCGCAAGCCCTACGCCCTGCTCGGCGTCGCCACCGGCTCGACCCCGCTGCCCATCTACCGGTCCCTGGCCGAAAAGGTGCGCTCGGGCGCGGTGGACGCGTCCCGCGCCCGGATCTGCCAGCTGGACGAGTACGTCGGGCTCCCCGCCGGGCACCCGGAGTCCTACCGCTCGGTCGTGCTGCGCGAGGTCGTCGAGCCGCTCGGCCTGACCGAGTCCTCCTTCATGGGCCCGGACGGCTCGGCCGAGGACGTCCAGGCCGCCTGCGAGGCGTACGACCGGGCGCTGACCGAGGCCGGCGGCGTCGACCTCCAGCTGCTCGGCATCGGCACCGACGGGCACATCGGGTTCAACGAGCCCTGCTCCTCGCTCGCCTCGCGCACCCGGATCAAGACGCTCACCGAGCAGACCCGGGTGGACAACGCCCGCTTCTTCGACGACGACATCGAGCAGGTGCCGCACCACGTCATCACCCAGGGCATCGGCACCATCCTGGAGTCGCGGCACGCGATCCTGCTGGCCACCGGCGAGGGCAAGGCCGACGCGGTCGCGCAGACCGTGGAGGGGCCGGTCGCCTCGGTCGTGCCCGCCTCCGCGCTCCAACTCCACCCGCACGCCACGGTCGTGGTCGACGAGGCCGCCGCCTCCAAGCTGAAGCTGGCCGACTACTTCCGGCACACCTTCGCCTCCAAGCCCTCCTGGCAGGGGCTGTAG